Proteins encoded together in one Streptomyces sp. NA04227 window:
- a CDS encoding cell wall metabolism sensor histidine kinase WalK codes for MRRPGPPRSLRGRLLLTLLTVVCLVLVGVAAFVYATMRAYLVERADTTVRAVHARMVEQIRTGRPPGEGMAAGARMLGTTTYYIEIHEPSGRVRPLAPGLRDPEISPPRIPSSPRLTQGSPVTVTSADGEGPDYRMLVRRLPGDRGRLVVAVPLTEVDSALRRLRVVESAAVGAGLLVTVAAGFVIVRRGLRPLEAMARDADAIALGHGPARITGSGDSEVGRLGTALNTMLQKQGEAFTQQQHMQDRLRRFVADASHELRTPISAVLGYADLYRQGALPDEARRTQVMGRITDEALRMQRMVDDLLLLARLDAEAEPRRAPVDISAVARAAVEASRVVAPDRPLELLTEGPATMIGDADQLRRLLDNLLANVRAHTPAGTPARVRTVRTGGTVLVEVADQGDGIPPQVLPFVFDRFHRGASAAGGKGSGLGLAIVAAVAAAHRGRPLVRSGPGLGTTVTVELPAAVGPEATSTSGDSASDR; via the coding sequence ATGAGGCGCCCCGGTCCGCCGCGCTCGCTCCGCGGGCGCCTGCTCCTGACACTGCTCACCGTCGTCTGCCTGGTCCTCGTGGGCGTGGCGGCGTTCGTCTACGCGACGATGCGGGCGTACTTGGTGGAACGGGCGGACACCACCGTCCGCGCGGTACACGCCCGCATGGTCGAGCAGATCAGGACCGGGCGTCCGCCGGGCGAGGGCATGGCGGCCGGTGCGCGCATGCTCGGCACCACCACGTACTACATCGAGATCCACGAACCCTCCGGGCGGGTGCGGCCGCTCGCACCGGGGCTGCGTGATCCGGAGATCTCCCCGCCCCGTATCCCCTCGTCGCCGCGGTTGACGCAGGGGTCACCCGTGACCGTCACGTCGGCCGACGGGGAGGGACCCGACTATCGGATGCTGGTCCGGCGGCTGCCTGGTGACCGTGGCCGTCTCGTGGTCGCGGTGCCGCTGACCGAGGTGGACAGCGCGCTGCGAAGACTGCGGGTGGTGGAGTCGGCCGCGGTGGGTGCCGGGCTGCTGGTGACGGTCGCGGCCGGGTTCGTGATCGTGCGCCGCGGCCTGCGGCCGCTGGAGGCCATGGCCCGTGACGCCGACGCCATCGCCCTGGGCCACGGGCCCGCGCGGATCACCGGGTCCGGTGACAGCGAGGTGGGCCGCCTGGGCACCGCGCTGAACACCATGCTCCAGAAGCAGGGTGAGGCGTTCACACAGCAGCAGCACATGCAGGACCGGCTTCGTCGTTTCGTCGCCGACGCCTCGCACGAGCTGCGTACTCCGATCAGCGCGGTGCTCGGCTACGCAGACCTCTACCGGCAGGGTGCGCTGCCCGACGAGGCGCGCCGTACGCAGGTGATGGGGCGCATCACGGACGAAGCGCTACGGATGCAGCGGATGGTGGACGACCTGCTGCTCCTGGCCAGGCTCGACGCGGAGGCCGAACCGCGTCGCGCACCTGTCGACATCTCGGCGGTGGCCCGCGCAGCCGTCGAGGCATCCCGTGTCGTTGCCCCGGACCGGCCCCTGGAACTTCTCACCGAGGGGCCCGCGACGATGATCGGCGACGCCGACCAACTGCGCCGCCTCCTGGACAACCTGCTCGCCAACGTGCGCGCCCACACCCCTGCGGGAACCCCTGCACGGGTACGGACGGTGCGCACCGGAGGAACGGTCCTCGTCGAGGTCGCCGACCAGGGCGACGGAATCCCTCCACAGGTGCTGCCGTTCGTCTTCGACCGCTTCCATCGCGGGGCCTCGGCCGCCGGCGGGAAGGGCAGCGGTCTCGGCCTGGCCATCGTCGCCGCGGTGGCCGCCGCGCACCGGGGCCGCCCTCTGGTGCGCAGCGGCCCCGGACTCGGCACCACGGTGACCGTCGAACTGCCCGCCGCCGTCGGCCCGGAGGCGACGAGCACGTCCGGGGACAGCGCGTCGGACAGGTGA
- a CDS encoding response regulator transcription factor: MQEGEGRRVLVVDDEPSLLDVLATSLRFLGYQVAEAADGREALAAASRTRPDLILLDVMLPDMDGFTVARRLRERGHGVPVVFLTARESGQDVLTGFALGADDYITKPFRLEEVAARVHAVIRRTAPPAEQVLRCADLELRPDTVEVRRAGQAVDLSPTEYRLLHCLLRHAGRTLSKEQLMDQVWGYGEGDPAVLKTYVSYLRRKLDAHGPPLIHTRRGIGYLLREPGADGS, encoded by the coding sequence ATGCAGGAGGGCGAGGGCCGACGCGTACTGGTCGTCGACGACGAACCGTCGCTCCTCGACGTGCTTGCCACGTCGCTGCGCTTCCTCGGCTACCAGGTGGCGGAGGCCGCGGACGGCCGCGAGGCACTGGCAGCGGCGTCCCGGACGCGACCCGATCTGATCCTTCTGGACGTCATGCTGCCCGACATGGACGGCTTCACGGTCGCCCGCAGACTCAGGGAGCGCGGTCACGGCGTGCCGGTGGTCTTCCTGACGGCACGGGAGAGCGGACAGGACGTCCTGACGGGCTTCGCCCTGGGTGCCGACGACTACATCACCAAGCCCTTCCGACTGGAGGAGGTCGCCGCACGGGTCCACGCGGTGATCCGGCGGACAGCGCCACCGGCCGAGCAGGTGCTCCGCTGCGCCGACCTGGAACTGCGGCCGGACACCGTGGAGGTACGCCGCGCCGGCCAGGCCGTGGACCTGTCGCCGACCGAGTACCGGCTGCTGCACTGCCTGCTTCGGCACGCCGGCCGGACGCTCAGCAAGGAGCAGTTGATGGACCAGGTGTGGGGCTACGGAGAGGGCGACCCCGCCGTGCTCAAGACCTATGTCTCCTACCTGCGGCGCAAACTCGACGCACACGGTCCACCGCTGATCCACACCCGGCGCGGCATCGGATATCTGCTGCGTGAACCGGGCGCCGACGGCTCATGA
- a CDS encoding endo-1,4-beta-xylanase, which yields MHAPRRNSPRAGLWAMPTALALLLATGCGSGDGDPAPPSPSQSTGPSPTAPGERTMRQLAEERGKYMGVAVDADALGEESPYPRLAGEQFGMLTAENAMKWPQTERSPGSTSYEDADRVVDFAKRHRQRLRGHALTWNTHEPQWLSAQKFSDERIGELLREHVQDEAGRYKGAIYAWDVVNEPLTGKGTLKPGTLLDALGPDYIADSLRWAHQADPDARLYLNEFGAEGIGPKSDGLYRLAKSLKEKGVPLHGIGFESHFELGKVPKDMRQNMERFTALGLEVAVTELDVRMRTPATDDALERQAEDYASVIRTCLNVEKCVGVSFWNLHDGASHVPKKRPGWGAAHAYDAQYRPKPAREAVAEALTEEGG from the coding sequence GTGCACGCCCCTCGAAGGAACTCACCTCGGGCCGGTCTGTGGGCCATGCCCACGGCCCTCGCCCTGCTGCTCGCGACCGGCTGCGGCAGCGGGGACGGGGACCCCGCCCCTCCCAGCCCCTCGCAGTCCACCGGCCCGAGCCCCACCGCCCCCGGCGAGCGGACCATGCGACAACTGGCCGAGGAACGGGGCAAGTACATGGGGGTCGCCGTCGACGCCGACGCGCTCGGCGAAGAGTCCCCGTACCCGCGGCTCGCGGGCGAGCAGTTCGGCATGCTCACCGCGGAGAACGCCATGAAGTGGCCGCAGACTGAGCGCAGCCCCGGCAGTACCTCCTACGAGGACGCCGACCGCGTCGTCGACTTCGCCAAGCGGCACCGGCAGCGTCTGCGCGGCCATGCCCTGACCTGGAACACCCACGAGCCGCAGTGGCTCAGCGCGCAGAAGTTCTCGGACGAGCGGATCGGCGAACTGCTGAGGGAGCACGTCCAGGACGAGGCGGGCCGCTACAAGGGCGCGATCTACGCCTGGGACGTCGTCAACGAGCCCCTCACGGGCAAGGGCACTCTCAAGCCAGGCACCCTCCTCGACGCGCTCGGCCCCGACTACATCGCCGATTCGCTGCGCTGGGCCCACCAGGCCGACCCGGACGCCAGGCTCTATCTGAACGAGTTCGGCGCCGAAGGGATCGGGCCCAAGAGCGACGGCCTGTACCGGCTCGCGAAGTCCCTCAAGGAGAAGGGGGTTCCGCTGCACGGCATCGGCTTCGAGTCCCACTTCGAGCTGGGCAAGGTGCCCAAGGACATGCGGCAGAACATGGAACGCTTCACCGCCCTCGGTCTGGAGGTCGCGGTCACCGAACTCGACGTACGCATGCGGACACCCGCCACCGACGACGCCCTGGAGCGTCAGGCCGAGGACTACGCGAGCGTCATCCGGACCTGCCTGAACGTCGAGAAGTGCGTCGGCGTCAGCTTCTGGAACCTCCATGACGGTGCCTCGCACGTTCCGAAGAAGCGGCCCGGCTGGGGCGCGGCCCATGCCTACGACGCGCAGTACCGGCCCAAGCCCGCCCGGGAGGCGGTGGCCGAAGCACTGACCGAGGAGGGCGGCTGA
- a CDS encoding DUF2975 domain-containing protein — MGKLTVSALRAVLAVVFTGTVFVQALMVWVLVSGSDPEDGSLPLTPLRVITILGIGTVQVALFCVWRLVTMVRRGTVFSHAAFRYVDGIIGAVVAASLVWFTVTAVNAPGQRDDPGVTLIMGGIGVAILGVALIVLVLRMLLAQAVARDVEAAQMQAELDEVI, encoded by the coding sequence ATGGGAAAGCTGACAGTGAGCGCGCTGCGCGCCGTGCTCGCCGTGGTGTTCACCGGCACCGTGTTCGTGCAGGCGTTGATGGTGTGGGTGCTGGTCAGCGGGAGTGACCCGGAGGACGGGTCGCTCCCGCTGACCCCGCTGCGCGTGATCACGATCCTGGGCATCGGTACGGTCCAGGTCGCCCTGTTCTGTGTCTGGAGACTGGTGACGATGGTGCGACGCGGAACCGTGTTCTCCCACGCCGCCTTCCGGTACGTGGACGGCATCATCGGCGCGGTCGTCGCGGCTTCTCTCGTGTGGTTCACGGTCACGGCCGTGAACGCGCCCGGCCAGCGGGACGACCCGGGCGTCACTCTCATCATGGGCGGGATCGGCGTGGCCATTCTGGGAGTCGCGCTCATCGTGCTGGTGCTGCGGATGCTGCTCGCCCAAGCCGTCGCCCGCGACGTCGAAGCAGCCCAGATGCAGGCCGAGTTGGACGAGGTCATCTGA
- a CDS encoding helix-turn-helix transcriptional regulator, with translation MPIAVDIDVMLARRKMSVGELAERVGITPANLAVLKNGRAKAVRFSTLAALCEVLECQPGDLLRWEDEGAAGE, from the coding sequence ATGCCGATCGCCGTCGACATCGACGTGATGCTGGCCAGGCGGAAGATGTCCGTGGGCGAGCTCGCGGAGCGCGTGGGGATCACGCCCGCCAACCTGGCGGTACTCAAGAACGGCCGCGCCAAGGCGGTGCGCTTCTCGACCCTCGCCGCGCTCTGTGAGGTGCTCGAGTGTCAGCCGGGCGACCTGCTTCGCTGGGAGGACGAGGGCGCCGCAGGCGAATGA
- a CDS encoding alpha/beta fold hydrolase, whose translation MTHSATQAESAPSTAIFVHNIFTWGSDASYGFAAQRPLADRHRLLVPDRRGYGHSPDTERSDFEADADDLVALLDDVAGRGEGGTDVGADPGTGTGTGTDTGTGTGGVHLVGHGNGGVIAMLAAGRRPALVRSLTLIQPSAFTAAAEHPTIAALLERVAESGPGDVPDSMTAEEFLRASTEGIGLPMPEPTAQRLRAVGTSMRERPIWEARIPLEPLRDADWPTLVICGTWEDAPEMYRSYVGEPLMACAEALTASLGARSLRVPGFYPHTQQPEAVNAALRELWDGGCR comes from the coding sequence GTGACGCACTCGGCCACGCAGGCCGAATCGGCGCCCTCCACCGCGATCTTCGTGCACAACATTTTTACCTGGGGCAGTGACGCGTCCTACGGCTTCGCGGCGCAGCGGCCGTTGGCCGACCGCCACCGTCTCCTCGTACCCGACCGGCGCGGGTACGGGCACAGTCCTGACACCGAGCGCAGTGACTTCGAGGCCGACGCCGACGACCTGGTAGCTCTCCTCGACGACGTCGCGGGACGAGGCGAGGGCGGTACGGACGTAGGCGCGGACCCCGGCACCGGCACCGGCACCGGCACCGACACCGGCACAGGTACCGGTGGCGTGCACCTGGTCGGCCACGGCAACGGCGGTGTGATCGCCATGCTCGCCGCCGGTCGACGCCCCGCTCTCGTACGGTCGCTGACGCTGATCCAGCCCTCCGCGTTCACTGCGGCGGCCGAACACCCCACCATCGCGGCGCTGTTGGAGCGGGTGGCGGAGTCGGGCCCCGGCGACGTGCCCGACTCCATGACCGCGGAGGAGTTCCTGCGCGCGTCCACCGAAGGCATCGGGCTGCCCATGCCCGAGCCGACCGCGCAGCGGCTGCGGGCGGTGGGTACGTCCATGCGGGAGCGCCCCATCTGGGAAGCGCGTATCCCCCTCGAACCCCTGCGGGACGCCGACTGGCCGACGCTGGTGATCTGCGGTACCTGGGAGGACGCCCCCGAGATGTACCGCAGTTACGTCGGCGAACCCCTGATGGCCTGCGCCGAGGCCCTGACCGCCAGCCTCGGCGCCCGCTCCCTGCGCGTGCCCGGCTTCTACCCGCACACGCAGCAGCCGGAGGCCGTGAACGCGGCACTGCGGGAGTTGTGGGACGGCGGCTGCCGGTAG
- a CDS encoding RNA-guided endonuclease TnpB family protein: MIRAYKFLMRPTVGQSATLGEMLRDHCSLYNGALQERRDAWRHTSKTSIRYGQQSAQLKDIRAFDPEHQGRWSFSSQQATLRRLDKAFAAFFRRVKSGDKPGYPRFRGVNWFDTVDFPKDGDGCRWNSTPHDPTTRVRLQGVGHVKVNQHRPVVGEVKTVSVKREGRRWYVILTAEQTAPEPLPETGRVVGVDMGIVNFLADSGGEFVPNPRHGSRAAAKLEAAQQALSRFPRVSRDRRTGNHQRAVSKVADLHRKVRRQRLDHAHKTALDLVREHDFIAHEDLKIRNMVKAPAPKPDPEQVGSFLSNGAAAKAGLNHSISDAGWGVFLTILHAKAESAGREVIAVDPRNTSRTCPECGHVNAENRPTQEKFHCVSCGHSAHADTVGAINVLRAGLVRRNANPA; encoded by the coding sequence ATGATCCGTGCGTACAAGTTCCTCATGCGGCCCACCGTGGGCCAGAGCGCCACGCTGGGTGAGATGCTGCGTGACCACTGCTCGCTCTACAACGGGGCCTTGCAAGAACGCCGCGACGCCTGGCGGCACACCTCGAAGACGAGCATCAGGTACGGGCAGCAGTCCGCCCAGCTCAAGGACATCCGGGCCTTCGACCCGGAGCATCAGGGCCGGTGGTCGTTCTCCTCGCAGCAGGCCACGCTTCGCCGGCTCGACAAGGCGTTCGCCGCGTTCTTCCGGCGTGTGAAGTCCGGGGACAAACCGGGCTACCCCAGGTTCCGGGGAGTCAACTGGTTCGACACGGTGGACTTCCCCAAGGACGGCGACGGCTGCCGTTGGAATTCCACCCCCCACGACCCCACAACCCGCGTCCGCCTCCAAGGCGTCGGGCACGTCAAGGTCAACCAGCACCGGCCCGTGGTCGGCGAGGTCAAGACCGTGTCCGTCAAGCGTGAAGGGCGACGCTGGTACGTCATCCTGACTGCCGAGCAGACCGCGCCCGAACCGCTTCCCGAAACGGGCCGCGTGGTTGGCGTCGACATGGGCATAGTCAACTTCCTCGCCGACTCAGGCGGCGAGTTCGTACCCAACCCGCGCCACGGTAGCCGCGCTGCCGCGAAGCTCGAAGCCGCACAGCAGGCTCTTTCCCGCTTCCCCCGCGTTAGCCGGGACAGGCGCACCGGCAACCACCAGCGGGCCGTCTCAAAGGTCGCCGACCTCCACCGCAAGGTCCGCCGTCAGCGCCTGGACCACGCACACAAGACCGCGCTTGACCTCGTGAGGGAACACGACTTCATCGCGCACGAAGACCTCAAGATCCGCAACATGGTCAAGGCCCCCGCGCCGAAGCCGGACCCCGAACAGGTGGGAAGCTTCCTGTCCAACGGGGCAGCCGCGAAGGCCGGGCTCAACCACTCCATCTCAGATGCCGGATGGGGGGTGTTCCTGACGATCCTGCACGCCAAGGCTGAAAGCGCCGGACGAGAGGTGATCGCCGTGGACCCTCGCAACACCTCCCGGACCTGCCCCGAATGCGGGCACGTCAACGCGGAGAACCGGCCCACGCAGGAGAAGTTCCACTGCGTCTCGTGCGGCCACTCGGCGCACGCGGACACTGTGGGCGCAATCAACGTTCTACGGGCCGGGCTGGTCCGTCGCAACGCCAACCCGGCATAG
- the tnpA gene encoding IS200/IS605 family transposase translates to MSPRWNPNPDVRTGRHVAYDLHAHLVFVTKYRRDVFDDAMLKRCEEIMREVCGKFETELREFNGEPDHVHLLIHYPPKIALSKLINSLKGVSSRYLRAEYTGRINRTGMGSVFWSRSYFAGSCGGAPLTVIRQYIEQQKRPL, encoded by the coding sequence ATGTCACCCCGCTGGAACCCGAACCCCGATGTACGCACCGGCCGTCACGTCGCTTACGACCTTCACGCTCACTTGGTGTTCGTCACCAAGTACCGGCGTGACGTCTTCGATGACGCCATGCTCAAGAGGTGCGAGGAGATCATGCGGGAGGTGTGCGGCAAGTTCGAGACCGAGCTACGCGAGTTCAACGGCGAGCCCGACCATGTGCACTTGCTGATCCACTACCCGCCGAAGATTGCCCTGTCCAAGCTGATCAACAGTCTCAAGGGTGTCAGCTCCCGCTACCTGCGGGCCGAGTACACCGGCCGCATCAACCGGACCGGCATGGGCTCCGTCTTCTGGTCCCGTTCCTACTTCGCAGGCTCGTGCGGCGGTGCACCATTGACGGTGATCCGTCAATACATCGAGCAGCAAAAGCGTCCGCTCTAA
- a CDS encoding DUF397 domain-containing protein, which produces MNTDLMWFKSSYSGDEGGACLEVAADWRKSTHSGSEGGACLEISPCPTAIHIRDSKTPEGPILTLGRDAWSAFTSYAQVDPTH; this is translated from the coding sequence ATGAACACCGACCTGATGTGGTTCAAGTCCAGCTATAGCGGCGACGAGGGCGGAGCCTGCCTCGAAGTCGCCGCCGACTGGCGCAAGTCGACGCACAGCGGCAGCGAAGGCGGCGCCTGCCTGGAGATCTCCCCCTGCCCCACCGCCATCCACATCCGCGACTCCAAAACCCCCGAAGGCCCGATCCTCACCCTGGGCCGCGACGCCTGGTCGGCCTTCACCTCGTACGCCCAGGTTGACCCAACCCACTGA
- a CDS encoding Scr1 family TA system antitoxin-like transcriptional regulator produces the protein MKLVGAQLALLRAAAGYTQASLAAALNVGEDTVASIEQGRRPLFLDVAQQVDQLLKTKGVLEVAVDHMPEVDRIPAWAEEYLAREQEALTLSWYENQVLPGLLQTPDYARAVFRSRVPRLSEEEIETDTQSRIERQQILYRSDPPTLSFVIWEPVLRDNLGGSAVRREQLEHLRRCADLPNLTIQIMPLGRTSHAGLNGPFILLETPDHQSLAYSETQRGSHLISDPSEVSILSRKYAMLRTQALNSEDSKSLMDELLGEQ, from the coding sequence ATGAAACTGGTCGGCGCCCAGCTCGCCCTCCTCCGCGCGGCCGCCGGATACACCCAGGCCTCACTCGCCGCAGCACTCAACGTAGGCGAGGACACCGTCGCGTCCATCGAACAGGGTCGACGGCCGCTGTTCCTCGATGTGGCCCAGCAGGTGGACCAACTGCTCAAGACCAAGGGGGTGTTGGAGGTTGCGGTCGATCACATGCCGGAGGTGGACCGCATTCCGGCTTGGGCGGAGGAGTACCTGGCACGGGAGCAGGAAGCGCTCACCCTCTCCTGGTACGAGAACCAGGTTCTGCCTGGACTGCTTCAAACCCCGGACTACGCCCGCGCGGTGTTCCGCAGCCGGGTACCAAGGCTCAGCGAGGAGGAAATCGAGACGGACACGCAGTCACGCATCGAGCGTCAGCAGATCCTGTACCGAAGTGATCCTCCGACGCTCAGCTTCGTCATCTGGGAACCTGTACTACGGGACAATCTCGGCGGCAGCGCCGTACGTAGAGAGCAGCTTGAACACCTCCGCAGGTGTGCTGATTTGCCCAACCTCACGATTCAGATCATGCCGCTGGGGCGGACCTCGCATGCTGGTCTGAACGGCCCCTTCATCCTGCTGGAAACTCCCGACCATCAGTCCCTGGCCTACTCCGAAACACAGCGCGGGAGCCACTTGATCTCAGACCCGAGTGAGGTGAGCATCCTCTCGCGCAAATATGCGATGCTGCGAACCCAGGCTCTCAACTCAGAGGACTCCAAGAGCCTGATGGACGAGCTGCTGGGAGAGCAATGA
- a CDS encoding ATP-binding protein: protein MQTERTEHPECVASCQQFSRRERRSVAAARKFARRALTEWGLERLLDDVVLCVSELSTNALVHGVPPDRGFLLRLYLYDGGTLRVEVHDSGDGHPHIPAETAGSDEEKGRGLFLVRELADAWGVGERNPGKVVWCEWRA from the coding sequence GTGCAGACCGAACGCACCGAACATCCCGAATGTGTCGCTTCGTGCCAACAGTTCTCCCGTCGTGAGCGCCGATCGGTGGCCGCGGCGCGGAAGTTCGCGAGACGAGCGCTGACCGAATGGGGACTGGAACGGTTGCTCGACGATGTCGTCCTGTGTGTCAGCGAGTTGAGCACCAACGCCCTGGTGCACGGCGTCCCGCCGGATCGCGGCTTTCTGCTGCGGCTGTATCTGTACGACGGGGGCACGTTGCGGGTGGAGGTGCACGACAGCGGGGACGGGCATCCGCACATTCCGGCGGAGACGGCGGGCTCGGACGAGGAGAAGGGCCGAGGGCTGTTTCTGGTACGGGAGTTGGCCGACGCCTGGGGTGTGGGGGAGCGTAATCCGGGCAAGGTGGTGTGGTGCGAGTGGCGGGCCTGA
- a CDS encoding transporter substrate-binding domain-containing protein, with protein MTYDREQAREALRPLGAEDPREVSGYPLVARIGEGGMGSVYLSRTRGGQPVALKLIRREFAQDPDFRARFEAEVQAARRVSGYHIVPVLDHRMDGEQPWIASAYVPGLPLDDALAAFGPLPVPVVLQLVGCTAHALGSVHAASVIHRDLKPSNVLLSSQGPWVIDFGIARATDSTQLTRTGGFVGTPQFMSPEHALGRHVTPAADIFALGLIAAVAATGRHPYGDGAGISIAASIANTELRPPDLSGYPDALRPFLADCLAADPALRPTPAVLAERCEQASGRRLRDFAGWLPGAVAEEIQRRERAAEGYGDAGEGAPSGGASPGGQVSGGQVSGGHVSGGYVPTEAGPTPGAAPRDAVPTDAVRNAGAPTEAVPSSAPTPPPTSVPPKGVPPRPPSVPAAPAPRQGGFRRPRKRMVAAMVALLLGAVGATYLAERGKDDGTSDNGQHTPGPGEGTGDGNGPDGGGGGTAEGGVELVKDGVLTTCTQVPYPPFESQINGKIQGFDMDLTDLVAKELGVRQSIVVRPFETFTSGAAFRTGQCDVIAAAMTITPDRKRKLGVSQPYYKATRALVAAPGSGVGGVEDIKSKKKVVGVQEGTGDLEHAQKQGLEPEQFTTVDELLVALRSGRIDAAYTEYATAQLWIKDKSASGELALVDRTDMDQDYGFLVDKGNTELLAAVNDALAKARKDGTHGKLFRFWIEQKPGGGSGSNSDS; from the coding sequence GTGACGTACGACCGGGAGCAGGCGCGGGAAGCGCTGCGACCACTGGGAGCCGAGGACCCGCGAGAGGTGTCCGGCTACCCGCTCGTCGCGCGGATCGGCGAGGGCGGCATGGGGTCGGTGTACCTCAGCCGGACTCGTGGCGGCCAGCCCGTCGCACTCAAGCTGATCCGGCGCGAGTTCGCCCAGGACCCGGACTTCCGGGCCCGGTTCGAGGCCGAAGTGCAGGCGGCGCGGCGGGTGTCGGGCTACCACATCGTGCCGGTCCTCGACCACCGGATGGACGGCGAGCAGCCGTGGATCGCCAGCGCGTACGTGCCCGGGCTCCCCCTGGACGACGCGCTCGCCGCCTTCGGCCCGCTGCCGGTGCCGGTCGTCCTCCAGCTGGTCGGCTGTACGGCCCACGCGCTCGGCTCGGTGCACGCCGCCTCGGTGATCCACCGCGACCTCAAGCCGAGCAATGTGCTGCTGAGTTCGCAGGGCCCGTGGGTCATCGACTTCGGCATCGCGCGGGCGACGGACAGTACGCAGCTCACCCGTACCGGTGGTTTTGTCGGCACCCCGCAGTTCATGTCGCCCGAGCACGCGCTCGGCCGGCACGTCACCCCGGCCGCCGACATCTTCGCGCTCGGCCTGATCGCCGCCGTGGCCGCCACCGGCCGCCACCCGTACGGCGACGGCGCGGGCATCTCCATCGCCGCCTCCATCGCCAACACCGAGCTGCGGCCCCCGGACCTGAGCGGCTACCCGGACGCCCTGCGCCCGTTCCTGGCGGACTGCCTCGCGGCCGATCCGGCGCTGCGCCCGACACCTGCCGTACTCGCGGAGCGGTGCGAGCAGGCGAGCGGGCGGCGGCTGCGGGACTTCGCGGGGTGGCTGCCGGGGGCGGTGGCGGAGGAGATTCAGCGGCGGGAGCGGGCGGCCGAGGGGTACGGGGACGCGGGGGAGGGGGCGCCTTCGGGCGGGGCTTCTCCGGGCGGCCAGGTCTCGGGTGGGCAGGTCTCGGGCGGGCACGTCTCGGGTGGGTACGTACCGACCGAGGCGGGTCCGACGCCGGGGGCGGCTCCCCGTGACGCCGTGCCCACCGACGCCGTACGCAACGCCGGTGCGCCGACGGAGGCAGTACCGTCATCCGCTCCGACCCCGCCGCCAACTTCCGTGCCACCCAAGGGAGTTCCGCCACGTCCGCCATCCGTACCGGCCGCCCCGGCGCCCCGGCAGGGCGGCTTCCGGCGGCCCAGGAAGCGGATGGTCGCCGCCATGGTCGCCCTGCTGCTGGGAGCGGTGGGCGCCACCTACCTCGCCGAGCGAGGGAAGGACGACGGCACCTCCGACAACGGGCAGCACACGCCCGGCCCTGGCGAGGGCACCGGCGACGGCAACGGGCCGGACGGTGGCGGGGGCGGGACCGCGGAGGGCGGCGTCGAGCTGGTCAAGGACGGTGTGCTCACCACATGCACCCAGGTCCCGTACCCGCCCTTCGAGTCGCAGATCAACGGCAAGATCCAGGGGTTCGACATGGACCTGACCGATCTGGTGGCCAAGGAACTCGGGGTGCGACAGAGCATCGTCGTCCGCCCGTTCGAGACGTTCACCTCGGGCGCCGCGTTCCGGACGGGGCAGTGCGACGTCATCGCCGCGGCCATGACGATCACCCCGGACCGCAAGCGGAAGCTCGGCGTCTCGCAGCCGTACTACAAGGCCACCCGCGCCCTGGTCGCCGCTCCCGGCAGCGGTGTCGGCGGGGTCGAGGACATCAAGTCCAAGAAGAAGGTGGTCGGTGTGCAGGAAGGCACCGGGGACCTGGAGCACGCACAGAAACAGGGCCTTGAGCCCGAGCAGTTCACGACGGTGGACGAACTCCTCGTCGCCCTCCGCTCCGGCCGGATCGACGCCGCGTACACCGAGTACGCGACCGCTCAGCTCTGGATCAAGGACAAGTCCGCCTCCGGCGAACTGGCCCTCGTCGACCGGACCGACATGGACCAGGACTACGGCTTCCTGGTCGACAAGGGCAACACCGAACTCCTCGCCGCCGTCAACGACGCACTGGCCAAGGCCCGCAAGGACGGTACGCACGGCAAGCTGTTCCGGTTCTGGATCGAGCAGAAGCCGGGTGGCGGCAGCGGGAGCAACAGCGACAGTTAG